One Camelus bactrianus isolate YW-2024 breed Bactrian camel chromosome 14, ASM4877302v1, whole genome shotgun sequence genomic region harbors:
- the MAB21L1 gene encoding putative nucleotidyltransferase MAB21L1, whose amino-acid sequence MIAAQAKLVYHLNKYYNEKCQARKAAIAKTIREVCKVVSDVLKEVEVQEPRFISSLNEMDNRYEGLEVISPTEFEVVLYLNQMGVFNFVDDGSLPGCAVLKLSDGRKRSMSLWVEFITASGYLSARKIRSRFQTLVAQAVDKCSYRDVVKMVADTSEVKLRIRDRYVVQITPAFKCTGIWPRSAAHWPLPHIPWPGPNRVAEVKAEGFNLLSKECHSLAGKQSSAESDAWVLQFAEAENRLQMGGCRKKCLSILKTLRDRHLELPGQPLNNYHMKTLVSYECEKHPRESDWDESCLGDRLNGILLQLISCLQCRRCPHYFLPNLDLFQGKPHSALENAAKQTWRLAREILTNPKSLEKL is encoded by the coding sequence ATGATCGCGGCTCAGGCCAAGCTGGTCTACCATCTGAATAAATACTACAACGAAAAATGCCAAGCCAGGAAAGCTGCCATTGCCAAAACTATTCGGGAAGTCTGCAAAGTAGTTTCCGACGTCCTGAAGGAGGTGGAAGTGCAGGAGCCCCGGTTCATCAGCTCTCTCAACGAGATGGACAACCGCTACGAGGGCCTAGAGGTCATCTCCCCCACCGAATTTGAAGTGGTGCTTTACCTTAACCAAATGGGGGTGTTCAACTTTGTGGACGACGGCTCGCTGCCTGGCTGCGCGGTGCTGAAGTTGAGCGACGGGCGCAAGAGGAGCATGTCCCTCTGGGTGGAATTCATTACCGCCTCCGGCTACCTCTCGGCGCGCAAAATCCGGTCCAGGTTTCAGACGCTGGTGGCTCAAGCGGTAGACAAATGTAGCTACAGGGATGTGGTAAAGATGGTGGCAGACACCAGCGAAGTGAAACTGAGAATCCGAGATAGGTACGTGGTGCAGATCACCCCGGCTTTTAAATGCACCGGGATCTGGCCGAGGAGTGCTGCCCACTGGCCACTTCCCCACATCCCCTGGCCGGGACCCAACCGGGTGGCGGAGGTCAAAGCAGAGGGGTTCAATCTCTTGTCCAAGGAGTGCCACTCCCTGGCCGGCAAGCAGAGCTCAGCCGAGAGCGACGCCTGGGTGCTGCAGTTCGCGGAGGCAGAGAACAGACTGCAGATGGGGGGCTGCAGAAAGAAATGCCTCTCCATCCTCAAAACCTTACGGGATCGTCACCTTGAACTGCCAGGCCAGCCCCTGAACAATTACCACATGAAGACTTTGGTTTCCTATGAGTGTGAAAAGCATCCCCGGGAGTCAGACTGGGACGAGTCTTGCCTGGGTGATCGGCTTAACGGGATTTTGCTGCAGCTTATCTCCTGCCTGCAGTGCCGGCGGTGTCCTCACTACTTCCTACCAAACTTAGATCTGTTTCAAGGCAAACCTCACTCGGCTTTGGAGAACGCTGCCAAACAAACGTGGCGACTGGCAAGAGAGATCCTAACCAACCCGAAAAGTTTGGAAAAACTTTAG